From Arcticibacter tournemirensis, one genomic window encodes:
- the pbpC gene encoding penicillin-binding protein 1C translates to MAGLSVSCLIAFWLCLPDPLFTRPVSFVIEDNKGELLGASIAEDGQWRFPLADSVPDKFKKCITAFEDKRFNIHPGVDLLSLARAIRQNIAAGRVVSGGSTITMQVIRLATGSKRTVANKILESIRAVRLEMAFSKSEILALYASNAPFGSNVVGLEAASWRYFGRGADQLSWGETAALAVLPNAPSLVHPGRNRKVLLQKRNRLISILRQKGIINSTEEKLAKLEPVPQKPIPLPQLAPHLLALAKKDYHAGKLNSSRIKTSVSLQLQQQVDGVLNNHHERLLANGVNNLAALILDIETGNVLAYNGNIFRPENKEIESHVDIIQARRSPGSILKPLLYASMLSEGMLLPNSLVPDIPTQIAGYQPNNYDLGYDGAVPASKALARSLNVPAVRMLRQYKYERFHDILKKLGITTLNQPPDFYGLSLILGGGEVSMWDIAGVYAGMARTLILGSQERSHRAMWHAPRYIADTQDKDHISNESAMLLDRGAIWNTFEAMNEVMRPGEEQLWQQFDSSQKIAWKTGTSFGFRDAWAIGLSTKYVVAVWAGNADGEGRPGLTGIDAAAPVLFDIFRLLSSSAGKWFTMPAADMVKIDACAESGFRASELCVHKQAEFVPKAGLKAPVCPYHRLIHLDKSEKWQVTDDCIQPSDMVHKAWFVLPPAMEYYYQNKDFRYKPLPPFRPGCVGSDASASSPMEMIYPKDNARIYVPYELSGARGQVIFNAAHRKAGETIYWHLDDEYIGSTSNLHQLALTPAAGRHTITLIDMEGNRLEQTFTILDKEKN, encoded by the coding sequence ATGGCAGGGTTATCTGTATCCTGCCTCATTGCCTTTTGGCTTTGCCTTCCTGATCCACTGTTCACCCGTCCGGTTTCATTTGTTATTGAAGATAATAAAGGCGAGTTACTGGGAGCTTCGATTGCTGAAGACGGTCAATGGAGGTTTCCCCTGGCCGATTCAGTGCCTGATAAATTTAAAAAATGTATTACAGCGTTCGAAGATAAGCGCTTCAATATACATCCGGGGGTTGACCTGCTTTCCCTGGCAAGGGCAATACGACAAAACATAGCTGCAGGCAGGGTTGTGAGTGGTGGAAGTACTATCACGATGCAGGTGATCAGACTGGCGACAGGCTCAAAGCGAACAGTAGCCAATAAGATTCTCGAAAGCATCAGGGCAGTGCGGTTGGAAATGGCCTTCTCAAAGTCTGAAATTCTCGCGCTCTACGCTTCGAATGCACCGTTTGGGAGCAACGTAGTTGGACTGGAGGCCGCTTCATGGAGATATTTCGGGCGCGGCGCTGATCAGCTTTCCTGGGGCGAAACAGCCGCACTGGCAGTGTTGCCAAACGCGCCATCGCTTGTTCACCCCGGCAGAAACAGGAAGGTATTGCTTCAGAAGAGGAACCGGCTTATCAGCATACTCCGGCAGAAAGGCATTATAAACAGTACAGAAGAGAAACTGGCAAAGCTCGAGCCTGTGCCACAAAAGCCGATACCTCTTCCCCAGCTTGCGCCGCACCTGCTCGCCTTAGCGAAAAAAGATTACCACGCTGGAAAGCTGAACAGCAGCAGGATAAAGACCAGCGTTTCATTGCAGCTTCAGCAGCAGGTTGACGGCGTTCTCAACAATCATCACGAAAGATTGCTTGCCAACGGAGTAAATAACTTAGCTGCCCTGATCCTCGATATAGAAACAGGTAACGTACTGGCATACAATGGCAACATTTTCAGGCCGGAAAATAAAGAGATCGAAAGTCATGTCGATATTATTCAGGCAAGACGAAGTCCGGGCAGCATCCTTAAGCCTCTTTTATACGCTTCTATGCTTAGTGAAGGAATGCTGCTCCCAAACAGCCTTGTGCCGGACATCCCAACTCAGATTGCCGGATATCAGCCTAACAATTACGACCTCGGGTACGATGGAGCCGTGCCGGCGTCGAAAGCCCTGGCAAGGTCGCTCAATGTACCGGCGGTCAGGATGTTACGTCAATACAAGTACGAGCGATTCCACGACATTCTTAAAAAGCTGGGCATCACTACACTGAATCAGCCGCCAGACTTCTATGGTCTTTCGCTGATCCTCGGCGGAGGTGAGGTAAGCATGTGGGACATTGCCGGAGTGTACGCTGGGATGGCCCGCACGCTCATTCTCGGCTCCCAGGAAAGATCGCACCGGGCGATGTGGCATGCACCTCGCTACATCGCTGATACCCAGGACAAAGATCACATATCAAATGAGAGTGCCATGCTTCTGGACCGGGGAGCGATATGGAACACCTTCGAAGCCATGAATGAAGTAATGAGGCCGGGCGAAGAACAGTTATGGCAGCAGTTTGACTCATCTCAAAAGATAGCATGGAAGACAGGGACGAGTTTTGGATTCAGGGATGCCTGGGCTATTGGACTAAGCACAAAGTATGTGGTGGCTGTGTGGGCCGGCAACGCTGATGGAGAGGGTCGGCCAGGGCTTACAGGAATAGATGCCGCAGCACCTGTGTTATTTGACATTTTCCGCCTCCTTTCGTCATCAGCCGGCAAATGGTTTACTATGCCTGCTGCAGATATGGTTAAAATAGACGCATGCGCCGAAAGCGGGTTCAGGGCATCCGAACTATGTGTGCATAAGCAGGCTGAGTTTGTTCCCAAAGCAGGGCTCAAAGCGCCGGTTTGTCCCTATCATCGTTTGATACATCTGGATAAAAGTGAAAAATGGCAGGTTACAGACGACTGTATCCAGCCGTCGGATATGGTTCACAAAGCATGGTTTGTTCTCCCCCCCGCCATGGAGTATTATTATCAAAACAAAGATTTCCGGTATAAGCCCTTGCCGCCTTTCCGGCCGGGTTGTGTAGGCTCCGATGCTTCAGCCTCTTCTCCTATGGAAATGATATATCCAAAGGACAATGCGCGGATCTATGTTCCGTACGAATTAAGCGGAGCCAGAGGGCAGGTAATCTTTAACGCGGCTCACAGAAAGGCCGGTGAAACCATCTACTGGCATCTTGACGACGAGTACATCGGATCTACCAGCAACCTTCATCAGCTGGCTCTTACCCCTGCAGCAGGGAGACATACTATCACGCTTA